The following are encoded together in the Cololabis saira isolate AMF1-May2022 chromosome 5, fColSai1.1, whole genome shotgun sequence genome:
- the sema3e gene encoding semaphorin-3E gives MYFSVIMAGCVRTVSLPLMLLHLILLGMAHTAQSIYPRIRLSHKELWQMNRTWVFQGHGVHLQPQNMLLDETHQRLYVGAKNALFSLSLDKVNTHPRQIVWASTESQVQECIMKGREKPECANYIKVLQPHNQTHLLVCGTGAFNPICALVRVGHAGQKLFALEEESVMSGKGRCPYDPRSPCTSTLSRGELYIGLYTDYWENDGAFCRLNNHTYTRTERNNREQLNEPKFVGSAVIPDNDDRDDDKVYFFFTEKEKDAEGMNRAVYTRIGRVCANDQGGQRMLVNRWSSFLKTRLVCSVAGPNGMDTHFDELEDVFILNNKDKKNPEIFGLFSTTSAVFKGYAVCVYHMDDIRAAFNGAFGYRERPEHHWTPYEDRVPYPRPGSCASKVNGGSFSSSKEFPDEVLRFVRSHPTMYRPILPQHKRPVLLETEPGRRKLTQIAVDRVQAQDGHYHVLYIGTDDSVVLKVITIYNKDANTMEEVLLEELQVFKVPAPIREIIISTKRQQLYVASELGVAQVRLHQCDLYGSECADCCLARDPYCAWDGLTCSRYYPAGVYTKSRRFRRQDVRHGNAVQLCNGLQIDGEQWQRAERRLVYAVESNNTLLECVPRSLQAKVLWFSQKGEEKREVRNDERVIMTSHGLLFLHVRSSDAGVYVCQTVEHGYVHTLLHISLHVLRGERVESAIHTAKDGEGGRAAASCHPAAGSPLGPSISPRSLLPPPVPAPNSRLWYKEFLQLIGYGNAQKVEEFCERVWCSDKKRKKAQKRYISLGGEKRGKGKGENSHRAPRHTFDT, from the exons ATGTATTTCTCAGTGATAATGGCAGGATGCGTGAGGACTGTGAGTCTGccactgatgctgctgcatcttatTTTGCTTGGCATGGCTCACACAGCACAGAGCATCTATCCAAGGATACGGCTCTCACACAAAG AGCTTTGGCAGATGAACAGGACCTGGGTGTTCCAGGGACACGGTGTGCATCTTCAACCCCAGAACATGCTGCTTGATGAGACTCACCAGAGGCTTTACGTTGGTGCCAAGAATGCTCTATTCTCCCTCAGCCTGGACAAGGTTAACACACACCCCAGACAG ATCGTTTGGGCCAGCACAGAATCTCAGGTACAGGAGTGCATCATGAAGGGAAGGGAAAAG CCTGAATGTGCAAACTACATCAAGGTCTTGCAGCCACATAACCAGACCCATTTGCTGGTCTGTGGAACAGGAGCCTTCAACCCCATCTGTGCTCTGGTCAGAGTGGGACATGCAGGGCAG AAGCTGTTTGCTCTGGAAGAGGAGAGTGTTATGAGTGGGAAAGGACGCTGTCCATACGACCCCAGAAGTCCCTGCACATCTACACTATCAC GAGGAGAGCTCTATATCGGCCTCTACACTGACTACTGGGAAAATGATGGTGCTTTCTGCAGACTTAACAACCACACCTACACACGCACTGAAAGAAACAACAGGGAGCAGCTTAATG AGCCCAAGTTTGTGGGTTCAGCAGTTATCCCTGACAACGATGACAGAGATGATGATAAAGTTTACTTCTTCTTCACTGAGAAAGAGAAGGATGCTGAGGGCATGAACAGGGCTGTCTATACCCGCATCGGGAGAGTCTGTGCG AATGACCAAGGAGGTCAGAGGATGCTGGTGAACAGATGGAGCTCCTTCTTGAAAACGCGCCTCGTCTGCTCTGTGGCTGGACCAAATGGCATGGATACGCACTTTGATGAGCTCG AGGATGTGTTTATTCTCAATAACAAGGATAAGAAAAACCCAGAAATCTTTGGCCTCTTTAGCACAACAAG TGCTGTGTTTAAAGGCTATGCAGTGTGTGTTTATCACATGGATGACATCAGGGCAGCCTTTAATGGTGCATTTGGGTACCGGGAGAGACCTGAGCATCACTGGACACCTTACGAGGACAGAGTCCCCTACCCTCGACCCGGATCT TGCGCCAGTAAAGTGAACGGCGGCAGCTTCTCCAGCTCCAAGGAGTTTCCTGATGAGGTTCTACGTTTTGTACGTTCTCATCCTACGATGTACCGCCCGATCCTTCCACAGCATAAGCGACCCGTCCTTCTGGAGACAGAGCCCGGCAGAAGAAAGCTGACCCAGATAGCAGTAGACAGAGTCCAAGCACAGGATGGGCACTACCATGTTCTCTACATCGGCACGG ATGACTCTGTGGTCTTGAAAGTCATCACCATTTACAACAAAGATGCAAACACCATGGAAgaggtgctgctggaggagctgcaagTTTTCAAG GTGCCAGCACCAATTAGAGAGATCATAATATCAACCAAAAGG CAACAGCTGTATGTGGCATCAGAACTGGGCGTCGCCCAAGTCAGACTGCATCAGTGTGACCTTTATGGTTCAGAATGTGCTGATTGTTGTCTGGCGAGAGACCCATATTGTGCCTGGGATGGTCTCACCTGCTCCAGATACTACCCTGCTGGAGTCTACACAAAGAG TAGACGATTCAGGAGGCAGGATGTTCGCCATGGCAACGCTGTACAGCTGTGCAATGGGCTGCAAATTGATG GAGAACAATGGCAAAGAGCTGAGAGGAGGCTCGTATACGCGGTGGAGAGCAACAACACTTTACTAGAATGTGTTCCTCGATCACTTCAAGCCAAGGTTCTCTGGTTCAGCCAAAAGGGGGAGGAGAAACGTGAG GTTCGCAATGATGAGCGGGTTATCATGACCTCCCACGGGCTTCTGTTCTTACACGTGCGAAGCTCAGATGCCGGTGTGTACGTATGCCAAACTGTGGAACACGGATATGTGCACACATTATTACATATCAGTCTGCACGTGCTCAGAGGGGAGAGGGTGGAGTCAGCCATCCACACGGCTAAAGACGGCGAGGGAGGACGAGCTGCAGCATCGTGCCACCCGGCCGCAGGCTCCCCGCTAGGCCCCAGCATCAGCCCACGATCTCTGCTGCCACCCCCGGTCCCAGCTCCCAACTCCAGGCTGTGGTACAAAGAATTCCTCCAACTCATTGGCTATGGCAATGCTCAGAAGGTGGAAGAGTTCTGCGAGAGAGTGTGGTGCTCTGATAAGAAACGAAAAAAGGCCCAAAAGAGGTATATTTCTCTTGGTGGTGAGAAGAGAGGGAAAGGGAAGGGGGAGAACTCCCACAGAGCCCCCAGGCACACCTTTGACACCTGA